Genomic window (Streptomyces cadmiisoli):
CGGCGATCTGCCCGCGCTGGTGGCGGGGTTGCGGTCGGCCGCCGAGCAGGCGGAGGAGACCGGGCCGACGGACACCGGGCGGCGGGCGGCGCCCTCGGTGGCCTTCGCGTTCACCGGGCAGGGCAGCCAGCACCCCCGGATGGCCGACTCCTGGTACCGGTCCTGCCCCGCCTACGCACGCCACCTCGACACGGTCGACGAACTCCTCGCCCCGCACACCGGACGGTCCGTGCGCGATCTGGTGCTCGAGGGCGATCCCCGGGCGCAACGGGCCCGGTTCGCCCAGCCCGCCCTGTTCGCGGTGGAGTACGCGCTCGCGGCGACCCTCACCGAGGCCGGGATCGGACCGTCGTACGTGATCGGGCACAGCATCGGCGAGTTCGCGGCCGCCTGCGCCGCCGGAGTGCTGGACGAGGCGGACGCGGCCCGGCTGGTGGCGCGGCGCGGGGCGCTCATGGAGTCGCTGCCCCGGGTCGGCGGGATGCTCGCGGTGGAGCTGGGCGCCGCGCGGGCCGAGGCGCTGCTGGCGGGGCGGGAGCGCCTCGGCCTGGCCGCCGTCAACGGCCCCGAGGCCACGGTGATCTCCGGGGACCTGGACGAACTCGCTGAGGTCGAGGCGGAGTTACGGGCCCGGAACACCGTCGTGCGGCGGCTGACGGTGTCGCACGCCTTCCACTCCCCGCTGATGGGCCCGGTGGCCGAGCGCTTCGCCGCCGAGTGCGCCGCCTTGGCCGCCCGGCGGCCGGTCCTGCCCGTCTTCTCGACGGTCCACGGCCGGGAACTCGCGAACGGCGAGACGATGGACGCCGAGTACTGGGCCCGGCAGATCACCGCGCCGGTCCGGTTCGCGGAGGCGGCCGGAGCGCTGCTGGCCGGCGGCGTCACCCACGTCGTGGAGATCGGCCCGCGCGCCGTGCTCACACCGCTCCTCGCGCGCCTCGCGGCGGACGCCGGGCATCCGGTGGGCCTGCACGCCGCGCACCCCGGTGAACACGCCCGCGGCCACCGCGCCCAGGAGCTGTTCGGCGAGCTGTGGTGCGCCGGGCTGACCCCGCGGTGGCAGGTCCTGTACGACGAGTCGGACCTGGTGCCCCGGCGGCTGCCGCCCTACGTCTTCGACGACTTGTTCCGGTCGTGGTGCTCGGGTGCCGCACCCGGTGCCCCGGAACGGTCCGCGCCGCGCCTCCCCCCGGGCGCGGACGCCCCCGCGGTCCGGCACGGCGCCGACCGCGGGCAGGCCTGCCCGCCGGCCCCGGCCGGGGAACGGCCGGACGCCCTGGCCGAACTGACGCACCGTCTGGTGTGCCGGGTCGGCGGGCACGCCCCCGAGCGGGTGCACGCCCGCTCCCGGCTGCACGAGGACCTGGGCTTCGACTCGATCCAGGTCATGGAACTCAAGGCCCGCATCGAGCAGGCGCTGCCACGGCTCGGCACGCTCCCGGTGGAGGACCTGCTCGCCGGTCTGCGCACCGTGGGGGACCTCGTCCGGTACCTGCGGGCCCTTCCCCACACCGGCGCCCCCGTGACCGCGACCCCGGAAGGAACCCGCTCATGACCGCCCCCAGCACCTATCTCGCCTCGGTCGGCACCTGCCTGCCGGGGGATCCGGTGGACAACGCGACGCTCGCCGAGCTCGTCGGGGTGGACGAGTCCTGGGCCGATGTGTTCATCGGCAACACCAGCAGGTAT
Coding sequences:
- a CDS encoding type I polyketide synthase is translated as MTEREPIAVVGLDCRFPGARDPQEYWSLLMDGRDGTGRVPEERWDADRYHAPGPASPVGTASPGSPVGTASPAGTSERRVPGRTNTRRGGFIRDPDAFDPAFFGIAPREAAAMDPQQRLLLQSSWRAVEDAALAPQDLAGSDTGVFVGVMANEWAHLQLADYDRITARHGSGNGYFMGANRVSYHLDLRGPSLAVDTACSSSLVAVHLAVNALRSGECDHALAAGTNLIMTPVLNIFYAQAGLSAPDGRCKPFSALADGIGRAEGVAVLVLRRLGDALADRQPVYAVLKETGTNQDGRSNGITAPSRWAQQQLISSVWERAGVTADDIRFVEAHGTGTLLGDFIEAQALGELTAGRDGGSVALGSVKSNFGHAEGAAGIAGLIKAVLALHHRTVPPSRFAHEENPKLDLAERRLTLLRAPLRLPPGTVHAAVSSFGMGGSNAHTVLASAPRTVHRGRPGAAGVFTVSARSPERLRANLLAQADALARRPEHQLAQLCWTSNRVKSRLSHRAAVAAGDLPALVAGLRSAAEQAEETGPTDTGRRAAPSVAFAFTGQGSQHPRMADSWYRSCPAYARHLDTVDELLAPHTGRSVRDLVLEGDPRAQRARFAQPALFAVEYALAATLTEAGIGPSYVIGHSIGEFAAACAAGVLDEADAARLVARRGALMESLPRVGGMLAVELGAARAEALLAGRERLGLAAVNGPEATVISGDLDELAEVEAELRARNTVVRRLTVSHAFHSPLMGPVAERFAAECAALAARRPVLPVFSTVHGRELANGETMDAEYWARQITAPVRFAEAAGALLAGGVTHVVEIGPRAVLTPLLARLAADAGHPVGLHAAHPGEHARGHRAQELFGELWCAGLTPRWQVLYDESDLVPRRLPPYVFDDLFRSWCSGAAPGAPERSAPRLPPGADAPAVRHGADRGQACPPAPAGERPDALAELTHRLVCRVGGHAPERVHARSRLHEDLGFDSIQVMELKARIEQALPRLGTLPVEDLLAGLRTVGDLVRYLRALPHTGAPVTATPEGTRS